One Hymenobacter cellulosilyticus genomic window, GCGTCGTAGGCCCGCCCCTTCTTCACCAACTCGTAGTCAATTTTGAGGTCGGTGTGCTCGCTGACCTGGCGCACGGCGATGTCGAGTACCCGGGCCTTGAGCTGGCTGATGTTCTGAAACAACTCCGGCTCCTTCCCCTGGGGTCTTTCAGGTGCAGCATCTGCTTGAATTCGTCCAGCGGGTAGGTCCGCGTCGACGTCTTGTCCTTCCATTGGCTCACCAGCTGGTAGATGCGCTTGGCATACTTGCTGCTCAGCTTCAGCGCCGAGTGCAGCTGATAGGAGGTGAAGTTTTCCTTGAGGTTGAACAGGAAAGGCCGGATGGGCGCCGCCAGCTGAATCTGCAGGCACCCTTTGCCCTTGATGTACTCCACCCGCTGAAACATCCACAACTGCTGGTACGTGCGCTCATTCTCCACCTCGAACATGCGCGAGCCCATGTCGGCCGTCGCCTCGCGCAGCTGCTGGTAGTTCCACTGCCGCCCGGTCAGGGC contains:
- a CDS encoding replication initiation protein, with protein sequence MKPEDTAVVVVEPAPVPVVRQHNAITQARYDYTACQLDIFFYLLSRLRRDDTPDQEYTIYVKDVEALTGRQWNYQQLREATADMGSRMFEVENERTYQQLWMFQRVEYIKGKGCLQIQLAAPIRPFLFNLKENFTSYQLHSALKLSSKYAKRIYQLVSQWKDKTSTRTYPLDEFKQMLHLKDPRGRSRSCFRTSASSRPGYSTSPCARSASTPTSKLTTSW